One genomic segment of Gadus chalcogrammus isolate NIFS_2021 chromosome 3, NIFS_Gcha_1.0, whole genome shotgun sequence includes these proteins:
- the LOC130379727 gene encoding zinc finger and BTB domain-containing protein 17-like yields the protein MGSKTSDSFHVQLASIVEVLANTAVAEICKLVDDGYAMLHLEISQSQREIDNLRRKLLLAKLQSSRRNHVVDRPGALRRASPRVSVRSRSVNPVEYFRAKGKQPLSVTEGVEDDPVIIKVEGRAQDAVGPSTHTPAPPASALPGPPSGSPPVAAGNQTPDRTHSSRDQACYWESYPVPPVSLGDSAVNPATGGDGGDWAGAALGELGDEVSGLEVGGRWGAEPVPVKEEVEARESWLTGEGLSGEEGGGEDEMDAAGANGSALFRTFDLEGGGRSKFSSGNFKTFMGRSSSSSSLANRASNSRQHLLPSSSSSSFPSRAPLPLGPGGEPLFRCDVCGKSFTKFPSLRRHERVHTGEKPFSCRHCAKRFSHSHQLKNHERTHTGEKPFRCNVCGRCFAQSNHMKRHLRTHAAPNGIQTADPLGR from the exons ATGGGCAGCAAGACGAGCGACTCGTTCCACGTCCAGTTGGCGTCTATAGTAGAAGTGCTGGCCAACACGGCCGTGGCTGAGATCTGCAAACTTGTAGACGATGGCTATGCGATGCTGCATCTTGAAATctcacagagccagagagagatcgACAACCTTCGACGCAAACTGCTGTTGGCCAAACTCCAGAGTTCCCGACGGAACCACGTGGTGGACCGACCTGGCGCGCTGCGACGCGCGTCTCCTCGCGTGTCCGTCAGGTCGAGAAGCGTCAACCCCGTGGAGTATTTCAGAGCAAAAGGCAAACAGCCGCTGTCAGTGACGGAAGGCGTGGAAGATGATCCAGTCATTATTAAGGTGGAAGGCAGAGCGCAGG ACGCCGTCGGACCCTCTACGCACACGCCAGCGCCCCCGGCCTCGGCACTCCCGGGACCCCCAAGTGGATCTCCCCCGGTCGCCGCGGGCAACCAGACCCCAGACCGGACCCACTCCTCCCGGGACCAGGCCTGCTACTGGGAGAGCTACCCGGTCCCCCCAGTGTCCCTTGGCGACAGCGCGGTCAACCCGGCGACGGGGGGAGACGGTGGGGACTGGGCCGGGGCCGCCCTGGGGGAGCTGGGGGATGAGGTGTCTGGCCTCGAGGTGGGGGGGCGCTGGGGGGCGGAGCCCGTTCCCGtcaaagaggaggtggaggccagGGAGTCGTGGCTCACTGGGGAGGGGCTcagtggagaggagggaggaggggaggatgagATGGACGCTGCAGGAGCCAATGGGAGCGCTCTGTTTAGGACGTTTGACCTGGAGGGCGGAGGAAGATCAAAGTTCTCCTCGGGGAACTTCAAAACATTCATGggacgctcctcctcctcctcgtcgttaGCGAACCGCGCATCGAACAGCCGtcagcacctcctcccctcctcctcctcctcctccttccccagcCGGGCCCCCCTGCCCCTGGGCCCAGGGGGAGAGCCACTGTTCCGCTGCGACGTCTGCGGGAAGTCCTTCACCAAGTTCCCGTCCCTGCGGAGGCACGAGCGCGTCCACACAGGGGAGAAGCCCTTCTCCTGCCGGCACTGCGCCAAGCGCTTCTCCCACAGCCACCAGCTGAAGAACCACGAGCGCACCCACACCGGAGAGAAGCCCTTCCGTTGCAACGTCTGCGGCCGCTGCTTCGCCCAGTCCAACCACATGAAGAGGCACCTGCGCACGCACGCCGCACCCAACGGGATCCAAACCGCCGACCCGCTGGGCCGGTAG
- the LOC130379748 gene encoding rheacalcin-1-like, with translation MATLLFLFAMLCIATAEPLVEHTKEQADLQSGNQEASSVLCPAGWFNHGSRCFLYVDNPLGWNDAADHCKKIGANLASIHNPTENNFMQLLVQVGNNDAWIGAYYLQTQWRWIDGEGLYYSDWIGMSSASSNPCAYLRKNNGWGNSVCSTNRRFICSTKPGNC, from the exons ATGGCTACATTGTTGTTCCTGTTTGCAATGCTCTGCATTGCAACTGCAG AGCCTCTAGTAGAACACACAAAGGAGCAGGCAGATCTACAGTCTGGAAACCAagaag cgaGCTCGGTCCTCTGTCCAGCTGGTTGGTTTAATCACGGCTCACGCTGCTTCCTCTACGTTGACAACCCCCTGGGCTGGAACGACGCAGCG GATCACTGCAAGAAGATTGGCGCAAACCTGGCCTCCATCCACAACCCCACTGAGAACAACTTCATGCAGCTACTGGTCCAGGTGGGGAACAACGACGCGTGGATAGGAGCCTACTACCTGCAG ACTCAATGGAGATGGATCGATGGTGAAGGGTTGTACTACAGCGACTGGATTGGCATGTCTTCAGCCTCCAGCAACCCCTGTGCCTACCTACGCAAGAATA acGGTTGGGGCAACTCTGTCTGTAGCACCAATCGGAGATTCATCTGCAGTACAAAACCTGGCAACTGCTAG